Proteins from a genomic interval of Pseudomonas asplenii:
- a CDS encoding Hpt domain-containing protein — protein sequence MNFNQEKHLDYEVLSALQEVMEDEYPVLLETFLNDSEKRLGQLHQADNRVELGLLAHSFKGSSSNMGALYLADLCRQLEEQAMQLPLIEVEELLGRIDREYEQVRHLYACERERFPVKQ from the coding sequence GTGAACTTCAATCAGGAAAAACACCTCGACTACGAGGTACTCAGCGCATTGCAGGAGGTCATGGAGGACGAGTATCCGGTGCTGCTGGAGACCTTTCTCAATGATTCGGAAAAACGCCTGGGCCAGTTGCATCAGGCCGACAACCGGGTTGAGCTGGGATTGCTTGCGCACAGTTTCAAGGGCAGCAGCAGCAACATGGGAGCCCTTTACCTGGCGGATCTTTGTCGGCAACTGGAAGAGCAGGCCATGCAGCTGCCGTTGATTGAAGTCGAGGAACTGCTCGGGCGCATTGATCGGGAGTATGAGCAGGTGCGGCATCTGTATGCGTGCGAGCGCGAGCGATTCCCGGTCAAACAGTAA
- a CDS encoding flagellar hook-length control protein FliK → MPLAPNPFLQASAAPKSKMDLASSQPTPAAQPRDNAASFAQVYKDSQSKPAKVAEAPVKSTREGTSAVPAKKDTVASNKDDAAKPAVADSGNSLPADKAGDKTAGSDSTPAGSSDQAAADDSGKDTGDTPPVADAAAQPPAVDPALIQAAATPPAPVIETPPSTPAPATLPVAQTPLESATAAQAAQSAKTSSAPDGDFDPAADPLDNLPAVRLAMEQGGHVSASSQSTTKTGGTDQQDPTLAQNQASSVAMLVDQKTDAGTTEQGGEKAFKGLIEDGLKDLKSASSDTRVDDFANRLAALTQAAVPKTANALPVNQPLAMHQNGWTEEVVNRVMYLSSASLKSADIQLEPAELGRLDIKVNMSADQATQISFISGHAGVREALEGNMFRLRDMLQQQGLGQADVSVSDQARGWTGQGQDPQQQQQQAQKGSNNGGGRVDGADDDLSVAAVTDAAAAAASTSVVVGSSAVDYYA, encoded by the coding sequence ATGCCCCTCGCTCCCAATCCTTTCCTTCAGGCCAGCGCTGCGCCCAAGTCCAAGATGGACCTCGCGAGCAGCCAGCCGACGCCGGCTGCGCAGCCCAGGGACAACGCCGCGAGCTTTGCCCAGGTCTACAAGGACAGCCAGAGCAAACCTGCGAAGGTAGCCGAAGCGCCGGTCAAATCGACCCGCGAAGGCACCTCTGCGGTACCGGCAAAAAAGGATACCGTTGCCAGCAATAAGGACGATGCGGCAAAGCCGGCGGTTGCCGATAGCGGCAATTCCTTGCCTGCCGACAAGGCCGGCGACAAGACCGCCGGCAGCGATAGCACGCCAGCGGGCAGTAGTGACCAGGCGGCGGCCGATGACAGTGGCAAGGATACCGGCGATACCCCGCCCGTAGCCGATGCGGCTGCGCAGCCCCCAGCGGTGGATCCGGCGCTGATCCAGGCCGCTGCCACCCCACCGGCGCCGGTCATCGAGACGCCGCCGTCGACGCCTGCACCTGCCACGCTGCCGGTGGCGCAGACACCCTTGGAGAGCGCGACGGCTGCACAGGCTGCACAGTCTGCGAAGACGTCGTCGGCTCCCGATGGCGACTTCGATCCGGCCGCCGATCCGCTGGACAACCTGCCGGCCGTGCGTCTGGCGATGGAGCAGGGGGGGCATGTCTCGGCCTCCAGCCAGTCGACCACCAAGACTGGCGGCACCGACCAACAGGATCCGACCCTGGCGCAGAACCAGGCCAGCAGTGTCGCCATGCTGGTCGACCAGAAAACTGACGCTGGCACCACTGAACAGGGTGGCGAAAAGGCCTTCAAGGGCTTGATCGAGGATGGCCTGAAGGATCTGAAAAGTGCCTCCAGCGACACGCGCGTCGATGATTTCGCCAATCGTCTGGCGGCACTGACCCAGGCGGCAGTGCCCAAGACCGCCAATGCCCTGCCGGTCAATCAGCCGCTGGCCATGCACCAGAACGGCTGGACCGAAGAAGTGGTCAATCGGGTGATGTACCTGTCGAGCGCCAGTCTCAAGTCTGCCGATATCCAGTTGGAGCCGGCTGAGCTGGGGCGTCTGGACATCAAGGTCAACATGTCGGCCGACCAGGCCACCCAGATCAGTTTCATCAGCGGCCATGCCGGTGTTCGAGAAGCGCTGGAAGGCAACATGTTCCGTTTGCGCGACATGCTCCAGCAGCAAGGGTTGGGTCAGGCCGATGTCAGTGTGTCCGATCAGGCGCGTGGCTGGACCGGCCAGGGGCAAGACCCGCAACAGCAGCAACAGCAGGCGCAGAAAGGCAGCAACAACGGCGGTGGTCGCGTCGATGGCGCCGATGACGATCTGTCTGTCGCTGCCGTGACCGACGCCGCTGCAGCAGCGGCCAGCACCAGTGTGGTCGTGGGCTCCAGCGCCGTCGATTACTACGCCTGA
- the fliL gene encoding flagellar basal body-associated protein FliL, translating into MAKSEAAATKEPGGKSKLKLIIVIVVALLLAIGASVGATWYFMHSAQSKPAAQEHAEAAPTGKQPAIYEPMAPAFVANFKDASGRQRYMQVSITLLGRNQADLEALRVHMPVIRNNLVMLFAGQTYETLATPVGQELLRQKATASVQEVAQKEVGKVVVEQLLFTNYVLQ; encoded by the coding sequence ATGGCGAAGAGCGAAGCGGCAGCGACAAAAGAACCCGGTGGAAAAAGCAAACTCAAGCTGATTATCGTGATCGTGGTGGCCTTGCTATTGGCCATTGGTGCGTCCGTGGGGGCGACCTGGTACTTCATGCACAGTGCCCAGAGCAAGCCCGCAGCGCAGGAACATGCCGAGGCGGCCCCAACCGGCAAGCAGCCGGCGATCTACGAGCCGATGGCGCCAGCCTTCGTCGCCAACTTCAAGGACGCCAGCGGTCGCCAGCGCTACATGCAGGTGAGCATCACCCTGCTGGGACGCAATCAAGCTGACCTTGAGGCCTTGCGGGTCCACATGCCGGTGATTCGCAACAACCTGGTCATGCTGTTCGCCGGGCAGACCTACGAAACCCTTGCCACTCCGGTCGGTCAGGAACTGTTGCGCCAGAAAGCTACCGCCAGCGTGCAGGAAGTAGCCCAGAAAGAAGTCGGCAAGGTCGTGGTCGAACAGTTGCTCTTCACTAACTACGTACTGCAGTAG
- the fliM gene encoding flagellar motor switch protein FliM encodes MAVQDLLSQDEIDALLHGVDDGLVQTESSADPGSIKSYDLTSQDRIVRGRMPTLEMINERFARYTRISMFNMLRRSADVAVGGVQVMKFGEYVHSLYVPTSLNLVKLKPLRGTALFILDAKLVFKLVDNFFGGDGRHAKIEGREFTPTELRVVRMVLEQAFIDLKEAWQAIMEVNFEYINSEVNPAMANIVGPSEAVVVSTFHIELDGGGGDLHVTMPYSMIEPVREMLDAGFQSDLDDQDERWVKALREDVLDVAVPLSATVARRQLRLRDILHMQPGDVIPVELPEEMVMRANGVPSFKVKLGSHKGNLALQVIEPIVRR; translated from the coding sequence ATGGCCGTGCAAGACCTGCTGTCCCAGGATGAGATCGATGCCCTCTTGCATGGCGTCGATGACGGTCTGGTGCAGACCGAAAGCTCTGCCGACCCTGGCAGTATCAAAAGTTATGACCTGACCAGCCAGGATCGCATCGTTCGTGGACGCATGCCGACCCTGGAAATGATCAACGAGCGTTTTGCCCGCTATACCCGCATCAGCATGTTCAACATGTTGCGTCGCTCCGCCGATGTCGCGGTAGGCGGTGTGCAGGTGATGAAGTTCGGCGAATACGTGCACTCGCTGTATGTGCCGACCAGTCTCAACCTGGTCAAGCTCAAGCCTTTGCGTGGCACCGCGTTGTTCATCCTCGATGCCAAGCTGGTGTTCAAGCTGGTGGACAACTTCTTCGGCGGCGACGGACGTCACGCCAAGATCGAAGGTCGGGAGTTCACCCCGACCGAACTGCGCGTGGTACGCATGGTGCTCGAGCAGGCCTTCATCGATCTGAAGGAAGCCTGGCAGGCGATCATGGAAGTCAATTTCGAGTACATCAACTCGGAAGTGAACCCGGCCATGGCCAACATCGTTGGCCCGAGCGAAGCGGTGGTGGTGTCCACGTTCCATATCGAACTCGACGGCGGCGGCGGCGACCTGCATGTGACCATGCCGTATTCGATGATCGAGCCGGTGCGCGAGATGCTCGATGCCGGTTTCCAGTCGGACCTCGACGACCAGGACGAGCGCTGGGTCAAGGCCTTGCGCGAGGACGTGCTGGATGTGGCGGTACCGCTCAGCGCCACCGTGGCTCGTCGTCAATTGCGCCTGCGGGACATCCTGCACATGCAGCCGGGCGACGTGATTCCGGTGGAATTGCCCGAAGAAATGGTCATGCGTGCCAACGGCGTGCCGTCGTTCAAGGTCAAGCTCGGTTCCCACAAGGGCAACCTGGCGCTGCAAGTGATTGAGCCGATTGTGCGTCGTTGA
- the fliN gene encoding flagellar motor switch protein FliN: MADEQDMNDQALADEWAAALEESGESGQADIDALLAADAASGSGSSRLPMEEFGSVPKNHDPVTLDGPNLDVILDIPVSISMEVGSTDINIRNLLQLNQGSVIELDRLAGEPLDVLVNGTLIAHGEVVVVNEKFGIRLTDVISPSERIKKLR, from the coding sequence ATGGCTGACGAACAAGATATGAACGACCAGGCTCTGGCTGACGAATGGGCAGCCGCTCTGGAAGAGTCCGGCGAATCCGGTCAGGCTGATATCGACGCCTTGCTGGCGGCTGATGCCGCGTCCGGGTCGGGCTCCAGCCGCCTGCCGATGGAAGAGTTCGGCAGCGTGCCGAAGAATCATGATCCGGTCACGCTCGATGGGCCTAACCTGGACGTGATCCTCGATATTCCGGTGTCGATTTCCATGGAAGTCGGCAGCACCGATATCAACATCCGCAACCTGCTGCAACTGAACCAGGGTTCGGTGATCGAGCTGGACCGTCTGGCCGGCGAGCCACTGGACGTGCTGGTCAACGGCACGCTGATCGCCCATGGCGAGGTGGTGGTGGTGAACGAAAAGTTCGGTATCCGTCTGACGGACGTGATCAGCCCGAGCGAACGCATCAAGAAGTTGCGCTGA
- the fliO gene encoding flagellar biosynthetic protein FliO, with protein sequence MSRLLGALLLLPLSALAAEPAVTAAAAPAAGGVMVGQLTQVVLGLLLVLGVIFVLAWLIRRVQQAGPTGKGQVIELVGSRVLGPRDRLVLVQVGNEQILLGLTPGTITPLHVLKEPVKVTSGEPATPEFAQRLMELLGKDKK encoded by the coding sequence ATGAGCAGGCTTCTCGGCGCTCTCCTGTTGTTGCCGCTTTCTGCGCTGGCGGCCGAGCCGGCAGTCACGGCAGCGGCTGCACCTGCGGCCGGTGGCGTGATGGTCGGACAATTGACGCAAGTGGTGCTGGGGCTGTTGCTGGTGCTGGGGGTGATTTTCGTTCTCGCCTGGCTGATTCGGCGTGTGCAGCAGGCGGGGCCGACAGGCAAGGGGCAGGTGATCGAACTGGTTGGCTCCCGGGTGCTCGGGCCGCGTGACCGGCTGGTGCTGGTGCAGGTGGGTAACGAGCAGATTCTGCTGGGGCTGACGCCGGGCACGATTACCCCGCTGCATGTGCTCAAGGAGCCGGTCAAGGTGACGAGTGGCGAGCCGGCGACGCCTGAGTTCGCTCAACGCCTGATGGAATTGCTGGGTAAGGACAAGAAGTGA
- the fliP gene encoding flagellar type III secretion system pore protein FliP (The bacterial flagellar biogenesis protein FliP forms a type III secretion system (T3SS)-type pore required for flagellar assembly.) has product MVALRFILTLALVLAAPLALAADPLSIPAITLGTGANGQQEYSVSLQILLIMTALSFIPAFVILMTSFTRIIIVFSILRQALGLQQTPSNQILTGMALFLTMFIMAPVFDKINQQALQPYLSEKLTAQDAVLKAQGPIKDFMLAQTRSSDLELFMRLSKRTDIATPDQAPLTIIVPAFVTSELKTAFQIGFMIFIPFLVIDLVVASVLMAMGMMMLSPLIISLPFKIMLFVLVDGWALIIGTLASSFGGV; this is encoded by the coding sequence ATGGTTGCGTTGCGTTTCATCCTGACCCTGGCGCTGGTCCTGGCCGCGCCGCTGGCATTGGCCGCCGATCCGCTGTCGATTCCGGCGATCACTCTCGGTACGGGGGCCAACGGCCAGCAGGAATATTCGGTCAGCCTGCAGATCCTGCTGATCATGACGGCGCTGAGTTTCATCCCGGCGTTTGTCATCCTGATGACCAGCTTCACGCGGATCATCATTGTCTTCTCGATTCTGCGTCAGGCCCTGGGCCTGCAACAGACCCCGTCGAACCAGATTCTCACCGGCATGGCGCTGTTCCTGACGATGTTCATCATGGCGCCGGTGTTCGACAAGATCAATCAGCAGGCCCTGCAGCCTTATCTCTCCGAGAAACTCACGGCCCAGGACGCAGTGCTCAAGGCCCAGGGACCGATCAAGGATTTCATGCTGGCACAGACCCGCAGCAGTGACCTGGAGCTGTTCATGCGCCTGTCCAAGCGCACCGACATCGCCACGCCCGACCAGGCGCCACTGACCATCATCGTGCCAGCCTTCGTCACCTCCGAGCTGAAGACCGCGTTCCAGATCGGTTTCATGATCTTCATCCCGTTCCTGGTCATCGACCTGGTGGTTGCCAGTGTGTTGATGGCGATGGGGATGATGATGCTGTCACCGCTGATCATTTCCCTGCCGTTCAAGATCATGCTGTTCGTGCTGGTGGACGGTTGGGCGCTGATCATCGGTACCCTGGCCAGCAGTTTCGGCGGTGTCTAG
- the fliQ gene encoding flagellar biosynthesis protein FliQ, with the protein MTPEVAVDIFRDALWLTTLMVSILVVPSLVVGLIVAMFQAATQINEQTLGFLPRLLVMLITLIVAGPWLVQKFMEYIQSLYGSIPQVIG; encoded by the coding sequence ATGACGCCTGAAGTAGCCGTTGATATTTTTCGCGATGCCCTCTGGCTGACCACGCTGATGGTTTCGATCCTGGTGGTCCCGAGCCTGGTGGTCGGGTTGATAGTGGCGATGTTCCAGGCCGCCACCCAGATCAACGAACAGACCCTGGGCTTCCTGCCGCGCCTGTTGGTGATGCTGATTACCCTGATCGTCGCCGGGCCGTGGCTGGTACAGAAGTTCATGGAGTACATCCAGTCACTGTACGGCAGCATTCCGCAGGTCATCGGCTGA
- the fliR gene encoding flagellar biosynthetic protein FliR produces the protein MSLLALTDTQISTWVASFMLPLFRVGAVLMTMPIFSTAMVSRRIRLYFVVAITVAIAPGLPPMPEVHPLDLSGLMLIAEQIIIGALLGFSLQLFFQAFVVAGQIVAIQMGMAFASMVDPVNGVSTAVIGQFFTMLVTLMFLAMNGHLVVFEVLTESFTTLPVGSGLSTTDFWEIAGKLGWVLAAALMLVLPAITALLVVNVGMGIMTRAAPQLNIFSIGLPMTLSLGMLILWISLGDILNQYQPLVVEALQFLRELARAR, from the coding sequence ATGTCGCTGCTTGCGCTGACCGATACGCAGATCAGTACCTGGGTCGCGAGCTTCATGCTGCCGCTGTTCCGGGTCGGTGCGGTGTTGATGACCATGCCGATTTTCAGCACCGCTATGGTTTCGCGGCGTATACGCCTGTATTTCGTCGTGGCCATTACCGTAGCGATCGCGCCGGGCCTGCCGCCGATGCCCGAGGTCCATCCGCTTGATCTGAGCGGATTGATGCTGATCGCCGAGCAGATCATCATCGGTGCCTTGCTCGGTTTCTCCCTGCAGTTGTTCTTCCAGGCCTTTGTGGTGGCCGGGCAGATCGTCGCGATCCAGATGGGTATGGCGTTCGCCTCCATGGTCGATCCGGTCAACGGTGTCTCGACAGCGGTCATCGGGCAGTTTTTCACCATGTTGGTGACCCTGATGTTTCTTGCGATGAACGGCCACCTGGTGGTGTTCGAGGTACTGACCGAAAGTTTTACCACCCTGCCGGTGGGCAGCGGCCTGTCGACCACGGATTTCTGGGAGATCGCCGGCAAGCTCGGCTGGGTGCTCGCCGCGGCGTTGATGCTGGTGTTGCCGGCGATCACCGCACTGCTGGTGGTCAACGTGGGGATGGGCATCATGACCCGGGCTGCGCCGCAGTTGAACATTTTCTCCATTGGTCTCCCGATGACGCTGTCGCTGGGGATGTTGATCCTCTGGATCAGCCTGGGGGACATTCTCAATCAGTATCAACCGCTGGTCGTCGAGGCCTTGCAGTTTTTACGTGAACTTGCACGGGCGCGCTGA
- the flhB gene encoding flagellar biosynthesis protein FlhB, protein MAESESGQDKTEDPTEKRKKDSREKGEIARSKELNTLVVMLAGAGGLLVFGGALAQEMGELMRLNFTLSREVVLDQRYMAIFLLQSGKLAILAVQPILLTLLIAAFVGPISLGGWLFAAGSMAPKFSRMNPLSGLKRMFSTKSLVELLKALAKFVIVLLVALSVLSSDIDDLVRIAHEPLEMAIIHSLQLVGWSALWMSLGLLLIAAVDVPVQLWESHKKLLMTKQEVRDEHKDQEGRPEVKQRIRQLQREMSQRRMMAAIPQADVVITNPTHYAVALKYDSEKGGAPMLLAKGNDFLALKIREIAVEHEIMLLESPALARSIYYSTELEQEIPAGLYLAVAQVLAYVYQIRQYRAGKGRRPDPLKEDLPIPPELRRDS, encoded by the coding sequence ATGGCAGAGAGCGAGAGCGGTCAGGACAAGACAGAGGACCCCACGGAGAAACGCAAAAAGGACTCCCGGGAAAAGGGCGAGATTGCCCGCTCCAAGGAACTCAATACGCTCGTGGTGATGCTGGCCGGGGCGGGTGGGCTGCTGGTCTTTGGCGGGGCTCTGGCGCAGGAAATGGGCGAGCTGATGCGCCTCAATTTCACCCTGTCGCGAGAAGTGGTGCTCGATCAGCGCTACATGGCGATCTTCCTGCTGCAGTCGGGCAAGCTGGCGATCCTGGCGGTTCAGCCGATTCTGTTGACCTTGCTGATCGCCGCCTTCGTCGGACCGATTTCCCTCGGCGGCTGGTTGTTCGCTGCTGGCAGCATGGCACCCAAGTTCAGCCGGATGAACCCCTTGTCCGGGCTCAAGCGCATGTTCTCGACCAAGTCGCTGGTGGAACTGCTCAAGGCCCTGGCGAAATTCGTCATCGTCCTGCTGGTGGCGCTGTCTGTGCTGTCGTCGGATATCGACGATCTGGTGCGGATTGCCCATGAACCTCTGGAAATGGCCATTATTCACAGTCTGCAATTGGTGGGCTGGAGCGCTTTGTGGATGTCCCTCGGCCTGCTGCTGATCGCGGCGGTCGACGTACCGGTGCAGTTGTGGGAAAGCCACAAGAAACTGCTGATGACCAAACAGGAAGTCCGTGACGAGCACAAGGACCAGGAAGGTCGTCCCGAGGTCAAGCAGCGGATTCGCCAGTTGCAGCGTGAAATGTCCCAGCGCCGGATGATGGCAGCCATTCCTCAGGCGGACGTGGTCATCACCAACCCGACCCACTATGCGGTCGCGCTCAAATACGATTCTGAAAAGGGTGGGGCGCCGATGCTGCTGGCCAAGGGTAATGACTTCCTGGCCCTGAAAATTCGCGAGATCGCGGTCGAGCACGAGATCATGTTGCTCGAATCGCCGGCCCTGGCGCGTTCGATCTACTACTCCACCGAGCTTGAGCAGGAGATTCCGGCCGGTCTTTACCTGGCGGTGGCGCAGGTGCTGGCCTATGTCTACCAGATCCGTCAGTACCGCGCAGGCAAGGGCCGCCGACCAGACCCACTCAAGGAAGACCTGCCGATTCCGCCGGAGCTGCGCCGCGATTCCTGA
- the flhA gene encoding flagellar biosynthesis protein FlhA — MDRSQLINTARSNLVGLGRGNLGVPLLLLVMLAMMMLPVPAFLLDVFFTFNIALSIVVLLVCVYALRPLDFAVFPTILLVATLLRLALNVASTRVVMLHGQEGHAAAGKVIQAFGEVVIGGNYVVGIVVFAILMIINFVVVTKGAGRISEVSARFTLDAMPGKQMAIDADLNAGLIDQAQAKARRAEVAQEAEFYGSMDGASKFVRGDAIAGLLILFINLIGGMAVGIFQHNMTFADAGRVYALLTIGDGLVAQLPSLLLSTAAAIMVTRASGSEDMGKQINRQMFASPKALAVAAGLMAVMGLVPGMPHFSFLSLALVAGGGAYLLWKKQNVAKVQALAEVQRQQELLPSPARAMETKELGWDDVTPIDMIGLEVGYRLIPLVDRNQGGQLLARIKGVRKKLSQDLGFLMPTVHIRDNLDLAPSAYRLTLMGVILAEAEIYPDRELAINPGQVYGTLNGITAKDPAFGLEAVWIEISQRSQAQSLGYTVVDASTVVATHLNQILYKHSSELIGHEEVQQLMQLLAKGSPKLAEELVPGIISLSHLLKVLQALLAEHVPVRDIRTIAEAIANNASKSQDTAALVAAVRVGLSRAIVQSIVGLDSELPVITLEPRLEQILLNSLQKAGQGSEEGVLLEPSMAEKLQRSLIEAAQRQEMQGQPVILLVAGPVRAMLSRFGRLAVPSLHVLAYQEIPDNKQVTIVATVGPNG; from the coding sequence GTGGATCGCTCTCAACTTATCAACACGGCGCGCAGTAACCTGGTAGGCCTCGGTCGGGGCAACCTGGGTGTGCCGCTGTTGCTGTTGGTCATGCTGGCGATGATGATGTTGCCGGTGCCGGCGTTTCTGCTGGACGTGTTCTTCACCTTCAACATTGCCCTGTCTATCGTCGTCCTGCTGGTCTGCGTCTATGCACTGCGGCCGCTGGATTTCGCAGTTTTCCCGACCATCCTGCTGGTCGCCACGCTGTTGCGCCTGGCCCTGAACGTGGCCTCGACCCGGGTGGTCATGCTCCACGGCCAGGAGGGCCATGCCGCCGCTGGTAAGGTGATCCAGGCATTCGGTGAAGTGGTGATCGGCGGTAACTACGTGGTCGGTATCGTGGTCTTCGCGATTCTGATGATCATCAACTTCGTCGTGGTGACCAAGGGTGCCGGGCGGATTTCCGAAGTGAGCGCACGGTTTACCCTCGATGCGATGCCCGGCAAGCAGATGGCGATCGACGCCGATCTCAACGCCGGCCTGATCGATCAGGCGCAGGCCAAGGCGCGTCGGGCGGAAGTGGCCCAGGAGGCCGAGTTCTACGGTTCGATGGACGGTGCCAGCAAATTCGTTCGCGGTGACGCCATCGCCGGTCTGCTGATCCTGTTCATCAACCTGATCGGCGGTATGGCCGTCGGTATCTTCCAGCACAACATGACCTTCGCCGACGCAGGCAGGGTCTACGCCCTGCTGACTATCGGTGACGGTTTAGTGGCGCAATTGCCATCACTGTTGTTATCCACAGCGGCTGCCATCATGGTGACCCGTGCTTCCGGCTCGGAAGACATGGGCAAGCAGATCAATCGGCAGATGTTCGCTTCGCCCAAGGCCCTCGCCGTGGCTGCTGGCCTGATGGCGGTGATGGGACTGGTGCCGGGCATGCCGCACTTTTCGTTCCTCAGCCTGGCGCTGGTAGCGGGTGGTGGTGCCTATCTGCTCTGGAAGAAACAGAATGTCGCCAAGGTTCAGGCCCTGGCCGAAGTCCAACGCCAGCAGGAACTGCTGCCGTCGCCGGCCCGTGCCATGGAAACCAAGGAACTGGGCTGGGACGACGTGACCCCGATCGATATGATCGGCCTGGAAGTGGGTTATCGCCTGATTCCGCTGGTCGATCGCAACCAGGGTGGGCAATTGCTGGCGCGGATCAAGGGGGTGCGCAAGAAGCTTTCCCAGGACCTCGGTTTCCTGATGCCCACCGTGCATATTCGTGACAACCTCGACCTGGCACCCAGTGCCTACCGCCTGACACTGATGGGGGTAATCCTGGCCGAGGCCGAGATTTACCCGGATCGCGAGCTGGCGATCAACCCGGGGCAGGTCTACGGCACTCTCAACGGCATTACCGCCAAGGACCCGGCTTTTGGTCTGGAGGCGGTCTGGATCGAGATCAGCCAGCGTTCGCAGGCGCAATCTCTGGGCTATACCGTGGTCGATGCGAGTACCGTGGTGGCAACCCACCTCAACCAGATCCTGTACAAGCACTCCAGCGAGCTGATTGGTCACGAAGAAGTCCAGCAACTCATGCAGTTGCTGGCCAAGGGATCGCCAAAGTTGGCCGAGGAACTGGTGCCGGGGATCATTTCCCTGTCGCATCTGCTCAAGGTGTTGCAGGCGCTGCTGGCCGAACACGTGCCGGTACGCGATATCCGCACCATTGCCGAAGCCATCGCCAACAATGCCTCCAAGAGTCAAGATACTGCCGCTTTGGTCGCCGCGGTGCGCGTCGGATTATCTCGTGCAATCGTCCAAAGCATTGTAGGGCTTGACTCTGAGCTGCCTGTGATCACGTTGGAACCCAGGTTGGAACAAATATTGCTCAATAGTCTGCAGAAGGCCGGACAAGGCTCGGAAGAGGGTGTTCTCCTGGAACCGAGCATGGCTGAAAAGCTCCAGCGTTCACTGATTGAAGCTGCCCAGCGTCAAGAGATGCAAGGGCAGCCGGTGATCCTGCTGGTGGCCGGTCCGGTTCGCGCGATGCTTTCGCGGTTCGGGCGTCTGGCGGTACCCAGCCTGCATGTGCTGGCTTACCAGGAAATTCCGGACAACAAGCAAGTGACCATCGTTGCGACAGTAGGGCCCAATGGCTGA